One Deltaproteobacteria bacterium DNA window includes the following coding sequences:
- a CDS encoding c-type cytochrome → MKKVLASITTVAIISASAGIAFAGDSKSGQTLYKKKCKACHTLTDKKKVGPGMKGVFGRESKMAGKLDEAGLTAWLKDPKAVNPKSKMAKLFKTKLKDNEIADLVAYMKTL, encoded by the coding sequence ATGAAAAAAGTATTGGCTTCAATTACGACAGTAGCAATCATAAGCGCAAGCGCCGGCATCGCCTTTGCCGGAGACTCAAAGAGTGGTCAGACACTTTACAAGAAAAAGTGTAAAGCTTGCCACACACTGACAGACAAGAAAAAGGTTGGTCCTGGAATGAAAGGTGTATTTGGCCGTGAAAGCAAGATGGCCGGCAAGCTTGATGAGGCGGGTCTTACTGCATGGCTCAAGGATCCAAAAGCGGTTAATCCGAAATCCAAGATGGCCAAGCTTTTCAAAACCAAGCTTAAGGACAATGAGATTGCCGATCTTGTTGCATACATGAAGACGCTTTAA